The Calditrichota bacterium genome has a window encoding:
- a CDS encoding diguanylate cyclase, which yields MAQTKNTPTNEPHWSSELPISITVCDREGIIVDMNDRAKTTFATDGGSKLIGTNVLDCHPEPSRSQLSVMLKHATQNVYTIEKNGVKKLIYQTPWYRDGEYQGFVELSLQIPESMPHFVRK from the coding sequence ATGGCACAAACAAAAAACACTCCAACAAACGAGCCGCACTGGTCAAGCGAGTTGCCGATTTCAATCACGGTTTGCGATCGAGAGGGGATCATTGTCGACATGAATGACAGGGCGAAGACGACGTTTGCGACGGACGGCGGCTCGAAGTTGATCGGCACAAACGTGCTGGACTGCCATCCGGAACCGTCGCGCTCGCAGCTTTCCGTGATGCTCAAGCACGCGACGCAAAACGTGTACACGATTGAGAAGAACGGCGTGAAGAAATTGATTTACCAAACGCCATGGTATCGCGACGGTGAGTATCAGGGGTTCGTCGAGTTGTCGCTGCAGATTCCTGAATCAATGCCGCATTTTGTGCGCAAATGA